In Bacteroidota bacterium, the genomic window TTACGATAACACTACAACACAATGAAAAAACTTTTACTCCTTCCGTTTTCTTTTTTCCTCTTTTTTTTTTCTTCTTCCCTTTCCGCTCAGTGCCCTCCTCCCTGGAATTGGCAAAATCCGCTGCCACAGGGAAATCATTTGAATGCTGTTTATTTCCCCGCATCCGATACCGGCTTTGCAGCCGGCAACTGGGGAACAATAATTAAAACATTTGACGGAGGCGCAAACTGGATTGTGCAGACCAGCGGAGTCACAAATGATTTATATGCAGTTTATTTTATAAACACCAGCATCGGCTATGCCGCTGGCGATAACGGAAAAATTTTGAAAACCATTAACGGAGGAATTGACTGGACAATTCAAGGGAGCGGAACAACTCAGAATCTGCGTTCCGTTTTTTTTACCGATGCCAATACGGGTTATGTAGCGGGCGCAAACGGAACCATTCGTAAAACAGTAAATGGCGGAACAAACTGGGCTGCGCAAACCAGCGGAACTACTCAGACATTGCGCTCCGTTTTTTTCACGGCTGCTGATACGGGTTATGTAACGGGCACAAACGGAACCATTCTTAAAACAATTAATGCCGGCACAAACTGGATTGCGCAAACAAGCGGAGTAACCGTCACTTTATATTCAGTTAATTTCCCAGTTTCCGATACAGGTTACGCAGCAGGAGGCAGCGGAACAATTCTTAAAACCGTTAATGGCGGAACAAACTGGGCTGCGCAAACAAGCGGAACCACTCAATCGTTATATTCGGCTGCATTCATAAATTCCAGCATCGGCTATGCGGCTGGCGGACAAAGCGCAGGAAGAATTCTTAAAACCACAGATGGCGGATTAAACTGGAACATTCAAACAATTACCGGAAGTTTAGCATTAAACTCAATTTGTGTTACAGGCACTGACACTGTCTATGCCGCAGGAGAATTTGCTGTGGGTTTAATTCTTAAGACCACCGATGCCGGCACAAACTGGGCTTTTATTTCGAGCGGAACTTCTTCTAACCTGAACGCTGTGTTTTTTGTAAACAGCAGTTTAGGCTACGCTGCCGGTGCATCCAACACAGTTCTTAAAACTGTGAATAGCGGTGCAGTCTGGACGAAATTAAATGTTTCAATGTCCGGCACCATAGAGGATGTTTTTTTTACATCGGCCGATACAGGATATGCGGCAAGCAGCTTATTCATTTACAAAACTGTTGATGGCGGATTAAACTGGGTTTCGCAGCAAATGCCTCCGGGAAATAACCCGATATATTCAATTTATTTCGCAGATGCAAACACCGGCTATGCAGTGGGCGGCACCAGCAGCAGCGGTGAAAGAATTATAAAAACCGTTGATGGCGGAGCAAACTGGGTGGCACAGCAGCCGCCCGGAACACCGTTGTTAAGGTCGGTGTTTTTCACATCAAAGGATACCGGCTGGACATCGGGCTCAGGTGGCACAATTTATAAAACCGTAAATGGCGGCACCAACTGGACTGCGCAGACGAGCGGCACAACAGTATATTTGTATTCTCTTTTTTTCACAAGTACCGATACCGGTTATGCAGCAGGCAGCAACGGAACCATTCTTAAAACCGTTGATGGAGGCGCCAACTGGGTTCCGCAGACGAGCGGAATATCAGGTTCAATTAATTCAATTTTTTTTCCCGCTCCGAATATCGGCTATGCAGCCAGCGGAGGAGGCATAATTCTGAAAACTATAGATGGAGGCGCCAACTGGACTGCGCAGGCAGCGGGCACAAATTATATTTTAAACTCAATTTATTTTACAGATACTAATACCGGCTATACGGCAGGCGATAACGGAACCATTCTTAAAACAGTGACCGGAGGAATTGACCAGATGATTATCACTAACCAACAGATTGGAATTTGCAGCGGAGACAGTGTTTTCCTGCAGGGCGCGTATCAATCCGCAGCAGGAATATATTATGATACTATTATTTCTCCGGCCGGGTGCACAAGTGTGCTTCAAACCGCGCTCTCCGTAAATCCATCATACACTGTTCAGTCAGCGGCAGCAATTTGCAGCGGGGATAGTATTTTCCTGCAGGGAAATTATCAAACAACGGCAGGAACTTATTACGATACGCTTTCCACCACGTGCGGTGCCGACAGCGTATTAATAACAACGCTTGCCTTACATTCAAAATACAACACTCCGGTTGCTTTGGCAATTTGCAGCGGTGACAGCATTTGGACAGGCGGAAATTACCAAACTGCCTCAGGAACTTATTACGATACACTGCAAACAATTAACGGCTGCGACAGTGTAATTATTACAACGCTTACTGTAAAACCCACTTCAAGTTCAACCTTGAATCAAACCGCCTGCTTCAGTTACACTTGGCAAAGTAATACCTATACCATTTCGGGAACTTTTACCGATACCATTCTCAATGCTATGGGCTGCGACAGTGTGATGACACTGAACCTTACGATAAACACGGTGGACACATCCGTATCTGTTTCCATTAATTCGCTTACAGCAAACGCCACAGGAGCAACTTATCAGTGGCTTGACTGTAACAATAATTTTGCTGTAATTTCTGGCGCAACCAATCAGACTTATTCAGCAACAGTAAACGGAAATTATGCTGCCTCAGTTACCCAAAACAATTGCACGGATACTTCTACCTGTTATGCTATTACCCTAACAAATATTTCTGAAAATAATAAAGGAGATAGTTTCACTATATACCCCAACCCCTTCTCCACCCAAACAACTTTACATTCAAATAATCTTTTAAAGAACGCAACTCTCACCGTTTACAATTGTTTCGGGCAGCAAGTAAAACAATTGAAAAATATTAATGGGCAAACAATTACTTTGCACCGCGACAATTTACTCCCGAAGGGGCAGGCAAGCGGGTTGTACTTTATTCGCTTAACTGAGGGTGATAAATCTTTTACGACAGAGAAATTAATAATTACGGATAACTGAGTTTTTTTCTTCTATCCTTTCACCGCTCTCACAAACTCAATAAAATGATTTGATACTTTCCCTTCCGGAAAACTGGCGAGATATTTTTTTATCATGCGTATCCGTTCTCTCATTGATTTGTAACAATCCTTTCGCTCTACCACTGCCATTTTATAGCGGGTATCGTATAAAATAATTTTCTTATTCAGCGCGTGCAGGTTGTATGAGAGGTTTTGTATTCCATCAAGGGAAATAGCTGCATCGGAAGGGTTCCGGTAAAAACCGTTTTCGATCAATTCTTCAATTAATGCAAGCGTATTATCTGCAAAACCTGTTACAGCATTAAAACTCCGTTCGTGCTTGTGTTTTATCTTTCGTTTATTCTTTTTTTGTTTGGGTTTGTAAAAGTGAGGCTTGAGCTTTTTCAGCATGTCATGCGCTCTTTTATAATATACACTCTTATTCCCCGTTTCAGATGCGATATAATTTGCAATTTGTGTGAGCAATTTTTCAAAACATTGGGCATTGTTCAGCTTGTTATTGAAAAAGCAAAGCGCTTTCCGCTCTGAGCGGGCGTTGTCTAAAGGAATTTTTGCAGTGGTTACGCTATTATTTTTTGTGTTTACATCTGCGCAAAAGCGTACTAACTCATCTTTACTTGCTAATTCGCCCGAAGCATTATAGTCATCCCAACTTTGAATTAATAGTACGGAATTTTCAAAGCGGGATTGCCTCGAAATAAAAGACAAATGCTGAGATTTTTTTCCAACCATGTGAGTTTTGCATAAGGAATCGTCAAATTTATTTTGGTCTTGCCTGTTCCATAATTAAAACGAGCAAGGTTGGAAATTATTTTGACAGAATAATCTTTTTCATAGCGCGTTTCTGCAATTATTTTGGCAGGTTCTATTTTTATTTTCGCTTGTCCTGCTTTGAAACAGGCAAGGTTGGAAAAAACTTTGGGAATATTTGGAAGAAAATAAACTATTCCTCCGCCACTGCACCGCCTTTGTAAAGTTGGTTGCGGTATTTATTTACCTTTTCCGTAATGTGCTTTTGGTTCTGCTACAGCAAATACAAGCATTTCGCTTTCGGTCTTGTTTTCAGGCAGGTGCAATCCTTCTGCTGACAATCCTTCGAGATGAAATTGAATAGCTTCATACATATTTTTTTCAACTTCTTTTTTTGTTTTACCCGTTGCTGCACAACCAAGTATATCAGGAGAGTATGCGCTGAAGCCGCTTTTTGTTGTCTCTATTACAATTAAATATTTTTTCATTTTATATCCGATTTATCTATTTGGGCTTGTCGTACTATGCTGGCAAGCGTACCACGCGCAATATCATCCGACATACGATGACATGCTATAGTAACTAATCCCTTCTTGACAGAATGTTTAAACTGCATATGACTTCCTTTCTGTCTAACCAAAAACCAACCATCCTTTTCAATCAAGCGTATGGCTTCTCGTACTTTCATCCTAATTTATACAAAGATATGAAATTGCTTTTAGTCCTCAGTTACCGCACCGCCTTTGTTAAGAAGCCCCCTTACACCCGAAGGGAGAGTTTGAACGCGCCATTTGGCGGGTTGGGGTTATTTTAGTTTTGTTTTCAATTGCACTGTTGTGCCGAAATCTTTTTTGCTCATGATTTCGAAATCAGCATCTATAATATTTGCGCGCTCGCGCATGCCGAGTAATCCCATGGAAAATGGATTTTCTAATTTCTCGCTTGAGATTCCTTTCCCGTTGTCGGATACTTTCAACATCAATGAATCTTTGTCATGATTTACATTGATAACTACTTCACTCGCTTTGGCGTGCTTTGAAATATTGTTGAGCGATTCCTGGCAGATGCGGAAAAAAGCAGTGGCAGTAGCAGTGGCAGGAACAATTGCAGTCAAACTACTGCCGATGTCGCTGCTACTGGTGACCTTGCATTTAATACCCGTCTTTTTTTCAAACTCACCGGCAAGCCATTCAATGGAAGGAATCAGTCCGAGCGTATCTAAAATTCCGGGGCGGAGCTGTGTGGCAATTTTCCGCAGGGATTGTATGGTGTTGTCGGCATCCTTCATCATTCCGTTTATTTTTGCTTCTATGCCATTATCTGCGTTGCTCAGTTTTTTAAATGATGAAATGCCCATTTTTATTCCCGTCAACTGCTGACCTATATCGTCATGCATTTCACGTGCAATGTGCGCCCGTTCATCTTCCAGCACTTTGTTAAGATGCGCTGCGAAGTTCCGTATCTGTTTTTCTGACTGTGTTAGTTTTTCTGTGCGTTCAATCACTTTTTGTTCCAGTTCGGCATTCATCTTTTTTATTTGTTCTTCGGCATTTTTTCTATCGGTAATATCGGTGCGGATAACCACATACTGATAGGGTTTGCCTTGTTCGCTGAGGAAAGGAACGATGGAGGTATCTATCCAGTAGTAGCTTCCGTCTTTTGCTTTATTTTTCACATCGCCTCTCCATATTTTTCCGTTTGCAATGGTGGCATACAACTCTTTAAAAAATTCTTTTGGATGATGCCCTGAATTAATAATGCGGTGGTCCTGCCCAATTAATTCTTCTCGGGTATACTTTGATATTTTACAGAAGTTATCATTTACCTGTTGGATGATTCCTTTAACATCGGTTATGGCTACTATGGCTGTTTCATCGAGCGAAAATTTATAATCGGTTGCTTCTTTGCTGCTTTTCTTTAGTTGTGCCGTGTGTTCTTTTGTTTTAGAAATAAAAAACAGGCAGAGCCAGACAATAAGAACGGAGAACGCGCGGTTTACAATGGCGACATTCCAATTAACATTTTCAGCAAGCGGTTTAATAAATCCAATGAGAATAAATAAGGTGAACAGGATAGAAAAAACCAATGGGCATGGGCGGTGGCGAATCCATAAAGTAGCAAGCAATGGTAACGCATAGAACATACCAATGGCAATGCCAAGGGGCAATTGAAAATCAATGAACAAAATTGCCAGCGCGAGCAAAAGGGCAGCCGCGCACTTAAGGTATTCTGGTTTGTTTGGGTTTGTTATGGGCAATTGAAATAGTTTATACTGAGATTACACAGATTTCCGAAAAAAGACAAGATTACACAGATTGCTATTTTGTTGTTTCATCGGTGTAATCATTTTCGGATTTCTGACTACCTTTGGTATACATGACTTTTACTCTATACCGTGTACCAGTTTTTCCAGTTCCGCCCGAAGTAAAATCAGTACCTCGCGCTGCAGCGTTTTAATTATTTTTTTTGTGTTCAGGCGGCTCAGTATTCTTGAAACTGTTTCTCTGGTCAAGCCCGTCATTAAAGCAATTTCTTCTTTTGTAATTTTCACCTTTCCATCATTGTCGCTCAATGAAAGCAATGCCTGTGCCAGTTTTGTTTCTGACGAACCCGAAATCATTAGGATAGAATAGTTGCAAATACGTTCCTGTTCATTTTGCAGTGCTTCCATCAGCTTTGCACAGGCGCTCATATTTTGTGAAATAATTTTTTCAACCTGTGATGCGGAAATGGAACAATACTTTGTATCGGCCAAAGCAATTGCCAACATAAAATATTGCCGTTTGCTAAGCAACGCTTCAAGCCCTAATGGTTCGCCACAACGGGCAATGCGCATGATAACCGGCTGCTCCTGCGCATTCTGATGCTCCAACTTAACAGTGCCATGCACGATTACAAAAACGCTGTTTGCATTTTTATTCTCGTGATAAATGGCTTCATTTCTTTTTGCATGCTTAATATGTATGTGCTTTGCTAACTCGGCTAATTCATTTTTACTTAATGAAGTTGTGAAACATTTATCATTCACTTTGCAAATAGCACAAGGATACATTGATTTTTGTTTGGAAATTGAAACATAAATTTTTCGTTCGTAAAAATGTGAAATGTCATTAAAATCAACTGTGATAATTATCACAGACCTGTTTATTAAGTTTCAGACTGTTTTTAATTTGGATTTTACTTCACTCAATAATATCAACTTTTGAAATTAATTATTCATGCTGCATTGAAGGATGGAAGCCGGAAGAGATTGGTGAAAGCGATTGAGGAAACAGAGGCAAGTACTCCAACTGAGGCGAAGAAATAATATTAATCCTCCGCCACAGCATCGCCTTAGTATAAAAAGCCCCCTAACCCCCGAAGGGGGAGGGGAAATCATAAAATTAAGACAACATGTTTGTATTTAAATAGATTTTGATAAAGAAAAACCTATTCCTATTTTCCCCTGCAAAGGAAAACTATAAATATTCCAACTTACTTTCTTTTCTTTTCTTTTTCTATTTGAAATTAAATTCCATGCGCTCGTAATAATTGTTGTTGTTCCAATTCCTATATCAACTATCGCTAAGGTTTTATCAGAATCGAACCTATTATTATTACCTGGAAAAGTTAGCGCACCTAAATAAACCTGAAACGTACCCGAACAAAGACCAAGAATAGGATATATTTTTTCTTGTTTTTCTTTCTTACAAATCTGAAGAGTATTTAATCCGCATATACCAAGATTCCCGGGAATAATAAATGAAGAAAAAACCAAAGGAGTTACGGCACTAAGATTATCTCCTGCAAAAGTAGCTTTCGCTTTCAAGAAAAGAATTATCAAAGAATAGAAAAATATTTTTTTCACAAGAGATTAATTTTCTCTCATATGACGTTTTGCTACTTACATAAGTTACTCTTCAGCCACCGCCCCGCCTTTGTAAAGTTGTTTTAGGTATTTGAGAGAGGGGGAAGGAATAAAAGAGGTCATTGCAACTGAGAAATTGATAATTACAGATTGATATTCAGATAAGGTAATAAGGTCAGCAAAAATTGGAGGATTAACATTTTCTACTAAGGTTAAATACAAGCAATGAGGATAATTTCTATTCCGAATAAACCTTAGTAGAAACCAATAACAAAAAACAAAACCAAACCTTATTACCTTATTCCTCTGCGACTGCTGCACCTTTATAGAGTTGATTTCTATATTTCAGTGAAGGGGATGATATAAAAGAAAGGGAACCGAACATCTTACTCCACTTTTCATCAACGCTCTTTATAGTTTTTTCATCTGAACAAATAATATTGGGCCAGGGGCGGTCAAAGTTGTCGTGCTGTTTAGATTTTCTTGTTCCGTCTAATCCAATTCCAGACCTCACCCCTAACCCCTCTCCTGCAGGAGAGGGGAACGAGTCACGTTTCGGGTCGAAGTTGTTGGCGAAGCGCCAGATGCAGTCTTTGATATCGGTTATATCTGCTTTGTCTTCAACATAAATCACAAAAAGCCCAGAGCCCATTCCCACCCCTTCCCCAAGGGAAGTGAGTAAAGAAAATATTTTTTCATTCAACTCCTTAATATGATTTTTACGATTCTTTTCTACAGAAATAAATAAAACAGAAATCTCTTTTTCTAACAGAGATGAATTAATGCCTTTTATTTCTGAAAATGTTTTTTGAATATCTGTGGCGAACAATTTTAAAGCTAATAAAGGAAATTTATTCTCCCTCTCCTTGGGAGAGGGTTGGGGAGAGGCAGTTGCATCCAAACACATTTTGCCTCCAAACGCAAACTTGGAGCAGGCATGGTCGAGCACATCCATCGGTCCTTGGGAAAAGTAAATATCATTTGCAATATCTACATTATCAGAAATAGCTCTTGCTACTTCTTCGTAGTTGTGAATGTTCGTTTTACCGTCCACAATCACCAGAATTTTATTGAACATCATCTGCCCTGCTCCCCACATGGCGTTCATTACTTTCTGTGCGTGCCCTTCGTATTCGTTTTTAATTTTAACGATGACGAGATTGTGAAACACGCCTTCCACCGGCATGTGCATGTCAATGATCTCCGGAAGAATAGTCATCTTAATCGGTGCAAGAAAAATTCTTTCAATAGCTTTTCCCATCCAAGCATCTTCCTGCGGGGGAATGCCGACTATGGTGGATGGATAGATTGCATTCTTCTTATGCGTGATGCAGGTAATATGAAACTTCGGATAATAATCCGCCAAAGAATAATATCCGGTGTGGTCGCCAAACGGTCCTTCTAAAATGAATTCTTCATTCGGGTCAACCCCGTGGGACTTGGATTCATGTCCAACGGGGTCAACATAACCTTCAATAATTATATCCGCATCGGCAGGCACGTACATTTCCTGCGTTAAACATTTTACGAGTTCTACTTTTTTCTTCCGCAGAAAACCCGTGAACATGTATTCATCAAAATTGGGCGGAAGCGGGCAGGCAGCAGAGAAAACATACAGCGGATCGCCTCCAAGCGCAACCGCCACGGGCATTTTCTTACCAAGTTTTTTGTATTCGTTAAAATGCCCGGCAGAAACTTTATGCTTGTGCCAGTGCATTGCCGTGAGTTTCGGTCCGAACACTTGCATTCGATATAAACCTACATTCCGTATTCCGTTATTGGGGTCAACGGTGTGAATAATCGGAAGCGTAAGAAAATTTCCACCATCGTGCGGCCAGCATTTCATCACGGGAAAGAGCCCCACCCCGACCCTCCCCAATAGGGAGGGAGAAATAACAATATCCTGACATTCGCCTCTTCCATTTATTTTCTTCGGCATCCAGGAAGAAATCTTTCCCAGTTCAGGAAGCATCTTCAATTTATCTGAAAGAGAATTTTTAGGGGAAGTCAGCGAATGAAATAATGTCTCAATATCTTTTGCCACATCATCCAGTTTTTCTACTCCCAACACCATGCACATTCTTTTTTCTGAACCCATGGCGTTGATGAGAAGAGGAAATCCAGTTCCGGTATTTTCAAATAATAATGCTTTGTTGTGATTTGATTTGGAAATTCGGTCAACTACTTCAGCAATTTCAAGATGAGGATTAACAAACTCTTTAATACGGATGAGTTCGCCTGCTTTTTCAAGCTCAGAAATGAAATGTTCTTGGGATTTGTACATTTGAGCAAAAATAGAAATTAGGCTTATTCGAAAATAAAGTAATAAGGTTGATTATTGACGGGCGTTTTTATTTCTACTAAGGTTAAACCCGGTGATATGTTTGTTCTTTTGCCTTAAACCTTAGTAGAAAAAACAGATAACTAAAAACAAAACCTTATTACCTTACATTATTTGCAAAGTCTTTTGATAAAACTTTATGAATTTTTCATATTCCTCTGTAAAAGTAACCTTCCGATGATGCTCAGGCTGATTAAGTATATACTTACAAACTCTGTCAACATCCGATTTCGAGACGGAAAATGCAGAAGCGGATTCCTGCCACGCAAATTTTACAGCGCATAGTTTATTTTCAATAATAAATTTGAGCGAACTTTTGGCAATAATCGAAGCTAAACTTACCTCAGATAATTTTGGCGAGCGTGATGCAAGAATATGCACATGTTCGGGATTGGCATAAATAGCATACAACTGCGAATCATTATTATTTACTATTCCTGTTATGTACTTTTCAATCCTTTCACGGTTCTTTTCAGCAATGATGGGCTGGCGATGCAATGTTGTAAATATAAAATGCGTGTATAAATTATGGTATTCTATTTTCAATTTAAACTAATAATAAGGTAATAAGGTTGAAGAAAAAACAGATTATCTTTTCTACTAAGGTTAAAGTCCTCTCATTAAACAGTTACGCCTACTTTCTTTTTCAGCCCAGCAATCGTAATAGAACCCGGGCGTTCAAGCGGCATTCCGAGAACTCTGTCCCAAATGAGCGATGCCATCACACCCAGCGCGCGCGACACACCAAAGAGAACGGTGTAGTATTCAAATTCTTTAATTC contains:
- a CDS encoding T9SS type A sorting domain-containing protein is translated as MKKLLLLPFSFFLFFFSSSLSAQCPPPWNWQNPLPQGNHLNAVYFPASDTGFAAGNWGTIIKTFDGGANWIVQTSGVTNDLYAVYFINTSIGYAAGDNGKILKTINGGIDWTIQGSGTTQNLRSVFFTDANTGYVAGANGTIRKTVNGGTNWAAQTSGTTQTLRSVFFTAADTGYVTGTNGTILKTINAGTNWIAQTSGVTVTLYSVNFPVSDTGYAAGGSGTILKTVNGGTNWAAQTSGTTQSLYSAAFINSSIGYAAGGQSAGRILKTTDGGLNWNIQTITGSLALNSICVTGTDTVYAAGEFAVGLILKTTDAGTNWAFISSGTSSNLNAVFFVNSSLGYAAGASNTVLKTVNSGAVWTKLNVSMSGTIEDVFFTSADTGYAASSLFIYKTVDGGLNWVSQQMPPGNNPIYSIYFADANTGYAVGGTSSSGERIIKTVDGGANWVAQQPPGTPLLRSVFFTSKDTGWTSGSGGTIYKTVNGGTNWTAQTSGTTVYLYSLFFTSTDTGYAAGSNGTILKTVDGGANWVPQTSGISGSINSIFFPAPNIGYAASGGGIILKTIDGGANWTAQAAGTNYILNSIYFTDTNTGYTAGDNGTILKTVTGGIDQMIITNQQIGICSGDSVFLQGAYQSAAGIYYDTIISPAGCTSVLQTALSVNPSYTVQSAAAICSGDSIFLQGNYQTTAGTYYDTLSTTCGADSVLITTLALHSKYNTPVALAICSGDSIWTGGNYQTASGTYYDTLQTINGCDSVIITTLTVKPTSSSTLNQTACFSYTWQSNTYTISGTFTDTILNAMGCDSVMTLNLTINTVDTSVSVSINSLTANATGATYQWLDCNNNFAVISGATNQTYSATVNGNYAASVTQNNCTDTSTCYAITLTNISENNKGDSFTIYPNPFSTQTTLHSNNLLKNATLTVYNCFGQQVKQLKNINGQTITLHRDNLLPKGQASGLYFIRLTEGDKSFTTEKLIITDN
- a CDS encoding type II toxin-antitoxin system HicB family antitoxin, which translates into the protein MKKYLIVIETTKSGFSAYSPDILGCAATGKTKKEVEKNMYEAIQFHLEGLSAEGLHLPENKTESEMLVFAVAEPKAHYGKGK
- a CDS encoding type II toxin-antitoxin system HicA family toxin, which encodes MKVREAIRLIEKDGWFLVRQKGSHMQFKHSVKKGLVTIACHRMSDDIARGTLASIVRQAQIDKSDIK
- a CDS encoding PAS domain S-box protein; amino-acid sequence: MPITNPNKPEYLKCAAALLLALAILFIDFQLPLGIAIGMFYALPLLATLWIRHRPCPLVFSILFTLFILIGFIKPLAENVNWNVAIVNRAFSVLIVWLCLFFISKTKEHTAQLKKSSKEATDYKFSLDETAIVAITDVKGIIQQVNDNFCKISKYTREELIGQDHRIINSGHHPKEFFKELYATIANGKIWRGDVKNKAKDGSYYWIDTSIVPFLSEQGKPYQYVVIRTDITDRKNAEEQIKKMNAELEQKVIERTEKLTQSEKQIRNFAAHLNKVLEDERAHIAREMHDDIGQQLTGIKMGISSFKKLSNADNGIEAKINGMMKDADNTIQSLRKIATQLRPGILDTLGLIPSIEWLAGEFEKKTGIKCKVTSSSDIGSSLTAIVPATATATAFFRICQESLNNISKHAKASEVVINVNHDKDSLMLKVSDNGKGISSEKLENPFSMGLLGMRERANIIDADFEIMSKKDFGTTVQLKTKLK
- a CDS encoding Crp/Fnr family transcriptional regulator gives rise to the protein MIIITVDFNDISHFYERKIYVSISKQKSMYPCAICKVNDKCFTTSLSKNELAELAKHIHIKHAKRNEAIYHENKNANSVFVIVHGTVKLEHQNAQEQPVIMRIARCGEPLGLEALLSKRQYFMLAIALADTKYCSISASQVEKIISQNMSACAKLMEALQNEQERICNYSILMISGSSETKLAQALLSLSDNDGKVKITKEEIALMTGLTRETVSRILSRLNTKKIIKTLQREVLILLRAELEKLVHGIE
- a CDS encoding menaquinone biosynthesis decarboxylase gives rise to the protein MYKSQEHFISELEKAGELIRIKEFVNPHLEIAEVVDRISKSNHNKALLFENTGTGFPLLINAMGSEKRMCMVLGVEKLDDVAKDIETLFHSLTSPKNSLSDKLKMLPELGKISSWMPKKINGRGECQDIVISPSLLGRVGVGLFPVMKCWPHDGGNFLTLPIIHTVDPNNGIRNVGLYRMQVFGPKLTAMHWHKHKVSAGHFNEYKKLGKKMPVAVALGGDPLYVFSAACPLPPNFDEYMFTGFLRKKKVELVKCLTQEMYVPADADIIIEGYVDPVGHESKSHGVDPNEEFILEGPFGDHTGYYSLADYYPKFHITCITHKKNAIYPSTIVGIPPQEDAWMGKAIERIFLAPIKMTILPEIIDMHMPVEGVFHNLVIVKIKNEYEGHAQKVMNAMWGAGQMMFNKILVIVDGKTNIHNYEEVARAISDNVDIANDIYFSQGPMDVLDHACSKFAFGGKMCLDATASPQPSPKERENKFPLLALKLFATDIQKTFSEIKGINSSLLEKEISVLFISVEKNRKNHIKELNEKIFSLLTSLGEGVGMGSGLFVIYVEDKADITDIKDCIWRFANNFDPKRDSFPSPAGEGLGVRSGIGLDGTRKSKQHDNFDRPWPNIICSDEKTIKSVDEKWSKMFGSLSFISSPSLKYRNQLYKGAAVAEE
- a CDS encoding transposase: MKIEYHNLYTHFIFTTLHRQPIIAEKNRERIEKYITGIVNNNDSQLYAIYANPEHVHILASRSPKLSEVSLASIIAKSSLKFIIENKLCAVKFAWQESASAFSVSKSDVDRVCKYILNQPEHHRKVTFTEEYEKFIKFYQKTLQIM